The DNA sequence cgggaccgccttccatctagaaaccgatgtcttcactgtggaagaacatgaaggtcaagaataggtcttcacagccacctacgcatccactgccaagacactacacttggagggccatcatccttgggctatgagggattgcctaagtaagtaagccatGTTCTCTTTCTTTAGAAGGGATGAACACCCAAAATTGCTGAAAGGAATTTCTGGTGACAGTTGCTATCCAGAAATCTAGGGAAAGCATAACTGGGTCCCAGAGTCTCATCAAATTTCATACTCCACCCTTCAGGGGTTGCTTACTCATATATCCAGGACAAGAAGAATGGAAGTTCCTGAGCCACTGGAGgatatttcttcttctcttcttcttgctACAAAATGGTGAATAAATGCTTTAAATTTATTCCCAAACTTTGGCCttttggatgttttggacttcagttcccagaagccttagctgaCTTAGACAAGATTCAGGATAGTGGgaactgaaatctaaaacatatGGAGGACCGaactttgggaaccattgctttaaatGAATaaagggatgatgggaattgatgTTGGGTATTAGGAGGACTTCATGTCTCACAGCACTGGCTTAAATTAATTACTTTTtcaccacttctgaatattcctgtGTAATTAGTACTTGGCAGGGCATGTACTCTGTAAGCCGAGGATCTTCAAATTCCAGCCTCCAACCCTCAGAAGCCCATGTTAGATGGTCCCAATttacagggattctgggagttggaagcctgGAGTTTGAGGGTGTCTGCCGTGAACCATCAGCCATCACAATAATGAGTATCAATTAGGCTTGCCACTTTATCTTTCAGAAAAGGCAAGCAATATATGGGGAAAGTAGTGTTAATCTTCAATTTAAAGTGCGTATCTCTTATGCACAGCAGGGACCATGAGGCATTATCACCCACTCCATGGCTTCTGCAATTCCATAACATTTTATAGCACACTGTGACAAAAGGTTTTAAGAATGTTTTGATCTTGTGGCCCTAGGTTTAAGTGGTAACGTAAATAAATGGGCATGTGTGTTTTTGAAGAAATTGATTTTGGGTGTTCTAAGATCATTTCTTCTAAAGTACTTTTGCATGAACATAAGAAGAACCCTGCTGGATCAGACCCAAAGGCCTATCTTCTCCAGAAAGCTATGTCCACAATCACCAGTCAGGGATTGCTTACAATGGGAGCCCATAAGAAGGATTTAAGTACAATACCATCTGCCAGTTCATTTCTTTTTCCAACTGATACTCAGAAACATACTGCCTCTGCTATTGATGGTAATATGCATAGCCATTGGAACTTTTAGCCACTGAAAGCCATtaacttgtttttattttattttcaaaccatttaaattgttagatttcaCTGTGAAGTAAACTTTCTTCTTAACTGGATTTTGCATGAAGTGCTTATAGGTctgatttcttaatgtttcactaTTCAACATAAGTAGATTACAGGATCTTCTCCCTGTGCACTTCCtcacacagcttggaaaagttccatTTTCTAATGTAACTTCTGGAAACTTCCAGAATTTATGCTGGCTAAGGGCTTCAGGGAACTATAGTGAAAAAGTAATTTTCTATGTTCCACTTCCCATATAAGGTTACACATCTTAAACGTCCTTACTTGCTTTTTTCTATGCTAAAACCCCACAGAGAGAGCCAGGTAGTGATTTgattgttggactaggactttgggagactaaggttcaaatccccatttggccatggaaccTCATATCTCAACTTTAGAGGAACATGGTAAAccacctctaaacaaatcttgccaagaaacccagtGATAAGCTTgctttagagtcaccataagataGAGACAATTTGAAGCACTCAATAACATCAGAGAACCTCAGACATAGCATTCTTTCTCATCTGAGACAGTAGGctatgtgtgcatctacactgtagaattaatgcagcttgacaccactttaacaagcATGGGTCAGTggtatggaaacatgggagtttcagttttacaagatctatagccttctctgccaaagagttctagtGCTTCaccacaacttccatgattccatagaatataGCCATAGCAGTTGAAATGGTGCCAAATTGCAGTGCCCAGTGTATGAAAACTTATTCTACCAACTTTGCTTTCTCTCAAAGGTCTCTCTGGTCTCAAAGGCagagcattttaaaatgtaatggaCTTTAGCTACTgctattcctaacagctggtaaactagctaggatttctggaagctgaagtccaaaacatttggaggagcacagtttgagaaacactgatctaaggTTTTACGAAATCCCTTTGCACACACCTTTTCATTGTAAATGAAAGAACTCTGAAATTTTCTGAAATGCCCTGTCCAAAACTATATCCATTGTGATTCAAGTTTGGTCACACCAGAGATTTATATAATGACATTATAGTATTAGCAGATTAATTTCCAACTCCTTTCTAAATGGTCCGTAACATGAAATCTGCCATCCTGTTAAACAGCAGCATGCACCAGTTCAATGTTTTAATTAAGCTAACAACTGCAACCCCACAATCTATTTTCTGTCCATTTATCTAAACATTACAGCTATTGTtatcccaaccctgctatatgcctgcgaaacgtggactgtctacaggcatcacactcaacttctggaacgattctatcagcattgcctctgaaaaatcctgcaaatctcttgggaagacaggcagacaagtgtttgcgtgctggaagaagcaaagaccaccagcactgaagcaatgctccttcgccatcaactccactgaacTGGCCACGTTGCCCAAATGTTCAAtcatcgtctcccaaagcagttactatactcccaactcaagtaggtaaaacagaatgttggtcgACAggtaaagagatttaaagatggacttaaagctaaccttaaaactgtggcatTGACACCgcgaactgggaagccctggcccttgagcactctaagtGGAGGTCaggtgtgaccagcagtgctatggaatttgaagaggcacaaatagaggataaaaaggagaaacatgccaagaggaaggcatgtcaagccataCCTTATCGGGaccactttccacctggaaactgataccctcactgtggaagaacatgctgaTCAAGAATagagctccacagtcacctatgtatccactgccATGACACTAcaacacttggaagaccatcatactcggataatgagggatcacctaagtaaataaGTATGCATAATATTGAGAAGTTCCTGCTAGGGACTTTAGTGCCATAATCATCACCCTGAGGACATCTGACCTCGTCTGATTTCAAAAGTAAGAGACttttacttggatgggagaccactagaCCACACTAGCCCTTGCTATCAGctgggaatcatagaatcggaaAAGACCTCATgatccatccaatccaaccccctgctaagaagcaggaaaattcaaaacacccccaacagatggtcatccagcctctgcttaaaagcctccaaagaaggagccttcatcacactccgaggcagagagttccaggaTTTGGTTACAGGAcccctcatggataccaaaatccatggagtgtCAAATGCCTTTATATATAGTGGcaaagtaaaatggtgtcccttatataaaatttcaaaattagGGTTTGCTTATTGGAttttatatctgtctgtctgaagCTATctatggtggaatccatggatgcagaatctgtggatacagagggcaatCTGTGTTGAGCTTCATTCTGCCTGAGCTGCTAAGCAGCAACAACTAGTCAGCAATAATAGTGGGCTAGATGCTCCAAAAGTCTGATTCAATATAAGGCAGCTTTCtatattttttttccataattTGATATCTATAAATATATTATACACAAGAGTTTGAATAGCACACTTTTTTCTGCTAGCTAGCTTTTCCTTAGTATGGTTTAGTGGTTTCTTTGTCTACAGCACACACATGGCAGCCCTTTTATTTTGCTTGTTTAAAAACATAGAACAATTTGCACGTCAAAATATCTTCAGGAGCCATCTCCTATTTCTtcgtctccctctctctcttggtTGTGCCTGTCTCCATAAAATTAGCATGTATGTTTAAAAGCTGGGTTTCTCTCTTGTGGAACCTGGCATccaaaatattcttttaaaactaATCAGGGCTGTTGGTTCTTTTGGCTGATAGCTATACACATAAAAGCCTTTAGAAAAGAAACAAATTTTCTTATTTTGGCAGCAACATCAGCTGCTGTGGAAAACAATTGCCTGTTTAGAAGAGAATTACCCCCACAATGCTAAACTACCAATTGTGCCTGGACATAAagttttttttgggttttatAGCATCATCTTTTTATAGAACCACAGtgatattaaaaacaaatgaaaatgctGGCTGAATAATGTGGACTATATGAATCATACATGAACATGGAAGAGTGGCAACTGGCCCAGATGGGCAGAAGTTGTCTTACCATGCTAAGCTATTTGGGAGTCACAATGAGGCAAAGGTACCATTCATGTCTTCCTTGCTCCCATTCTGGTACTGACTGCACCTATATTTTACCTTGCTTATTGCTAGTTGTTAAGAATTTGGCACCACGCTTCAACTAAGGAAGACAACGATTAACTGTTGGTTTCACCTGTTTTATTCCACAAAGGCCATGCAATAGAAGTTATTTCTTTTAGTGGGCATGAAATAATTACTCCAGACAGTGTAGAGATCTAGGGTTTTATGTTTCTGAATAATGGCCAGTTGCCTGTTATGGCACTCTTTAAAACAATGTCATTGTTGGactctaaggatgcatctacactataagaTTAATTTAGTTTgtcaccgctttaactgccatggctcaatactatggaaacatGGCATTTATCATCTGGTGAGACGCTAGCACTCTTCAACAGAGAAGgatgaagaccttgcaaaacttcaacttccagaattccatagctatTCAAGATACCTATGGTGTCTTCAGAAACTGTCCACCTAAGATCTATTGTGTGGTTGGTCCAGGATTCCCTCTGATGTCATTGCTGGTTGGTTCTTGCCAATTTTAACAAGCTATTATTGGATTATTCTGAAGCTTGTGTCTGTTTATTGAGCCACACACAAGAGGAGCACAATCAAAAAGGAATGCAGTGGGGCAATCGATAATGGGCTTAGTCTTCTAGCTCCAGTTGGTACAATGGTGTCAGTTCAAATAAACTTAAGGTGTATTAAGGTGGCGACTGCCTCAATGGGTGTTGCAAAGGTTGGGTCTGGCTTCGAGCATAGGAGAGGAAACATTTCCAGAGGTAACTCAGATAATTATCATGTGAGACAGGAAAAGACCTATaccgccccgccccccgcccattGTGTCCCCCCCTCGAATCTCCTGGTTCATTGTGGAAGAATTCGGGGGAATCATTTCCAGAAGTCCGAGGTGTGGGGAGGCAACATTACAAGGAAATTCATGAGAGGTTATTACAGGGTAAAATGGAAAATGTAAAGTGAGCATGCTGTATGTTTTAATGGAGCCGCATCTCATAATTCCTAACTCTGTGGTCTAATTTCTTGATAacaatagaattgagccatggcatttaaagtgatgtcaaactgcagtgcTGCTATAGTGTCTGATGAGGCCCAGGAAGCCTGACTGATTGTGGGGAATGATGGGAGTAATATTTGGTGTGTCACAATTAATAGACATTTGTCAGTTCATTTTACTTATAAATATTTTAGACAGTTGCCTTCAGATAAATTGACAGGTTGGTTGCCTATCAACTGGACTGTGGGAGAAACATTGGCTTGTCCAGAAGAGATAGAGGTCTGCATAGCCATGACTACACCCGCATTCATCCCTGGAATCCATAGTTTTTTTTACTAGTCCGAAGAGAGAGATTATTTATGTGATTTTCTCCGCAAGCATCTGCAcaactcctcccttcctttttcaattaaaaaaagcaGCTCTCAAGGGAACCAACCATTAAAACACTTTAAGCAGCACCATCATTCAAAGCATCACAATAAAACTCCATCAACCAGTCCTTCAATAACCTAACCATGACAAAGAATATTGCACAGGATTCCCAAGAAAGCCCCTCCTGAAGAGCTTAATGTCTGCGGTGGCATTCTGCAGGCAGTTGGCAAcccaaaaaaacatttttctttccatttgctTTGCCATATTACCTGGTTAACTGTTACTTGGATTCTTCTCGAATTCATGGCCAATATGCAATGTGTATACATGAATTCAGTGATGACTATAATGAAATGATGAAGAATGACAGTGAGGAGCAAGAAATCTGGTTAAAAACATTACCCCTTTAAGTCTTATGAAAATACACACTTGAATCCCAGTTAGAAAGTGATTTGACATTTTCCCTGATAAACAGCAGCTTCCAATTGAGTTTTGCGACTCTTAAAACTTACTTTTTTATAGAAATCTAGGCAGCATTTTTATCTAGTTATTAATTTAAACTTGTTTTTGCGTCGTATCTTACGGTTATTCAAACTCAGAAGTGGAGAGTCTAACCCATCTTCCTTCATTTTCCACCTAATAAGATTTGAACCTAATGTAAGCCAACAAAAACTCTTAAAATATGCCATCAAATAATGTCATTAAAATCTTAATGAGGATCAAATTCTTCTGTTATGAAGTTCAAGACAATGTAGAGAGAGATTTTTCCTGAATGACAAATTTAGCACAATTATGTAATgcgtggagcccccgatggcacagcgagttaaactgctgagcatgctgactgaaaggttgctggttcgaatccagggagcagagtgagatcccactgttagccccagcttctgccaatctagcagttcgaaaacatgcaaatgtgagtagatcaatcggtaccactccagtgggaaaataacagcgctccatgcagtcatgttggtcacatgaccttggaggtgtctacggacaatgacagctcttcggcttagaaatggagatgaacaccaacccccagagtaggacatgactagacttcatgtcaggtgaaaaccttaacctttaatGTAATGCGTATAACAATGTTTTtaatgaacaaaataaaatattgttctCTATTCTCCAATATTTTGTACCACCTATGCTATATCACTTTATAGCATGATTAAGAGTTCCGTAGAACTCagaatcatggcaattaaagtttcTGAGGCTATGACTGATGCTTGAGAGCCAAagtgatgtagtgatttgagtcatagactaggactctggagtcCACCGTTAACATATCAAACAGAGACCTACTGGATAACGTTAGACAAGTAATTCagttcagaggaaggcagtggcaaactccttctgaagaaatcttgccaagaaaaccctgtaacagttttgccttagggtcaccataagtcagaaatgacttgaaggtacccaACCACAACAGCAGTGGTGATCCTAATGAAGGTATTGTCCAATCCCATTTCACATTAATAGGACACTCCGAGGACTAATATAATATTTACTTGCTGCTTATTATTTCAAGAAAATTGGGAGACATTCAGCTAAAGGATTCTTTGGCATGTAACAACGCAGGTTTTCAGCAACAAAAGAATCTCATCAATGGTGCAATTAATGCTGCTGTGCTCATTCTTCTCCCATGATAGAGTTGCTCATTTCttatgtagcggaaccttcgtgctacggttcttgttggcgcagtggaggaattttgaagacggacaactgaaggaatttcccagaaagcagttttatttcgctaatggccactaggggtccccctagcacaaagtaagtgcttctccaggggaaccgcccagtgacatgctgagtgaacatttatacacactacagggttcgggttatgcccgcccacaagcaaattcattggcttagagttgtgacgctgcccaatctgtgctgaccagcaggccggctgcaccctttttgtgccgtgctcacaaatctttcagagcgcctgcgtacgcatgctctgtttgtttatctatagctttcatttcttcagaaacacatgatttcccagaagtcacatgtttctgtgagtttatgcacccgggtcgctagctgtcgccatctctgcccatatatggtatttcctggggttccttaaccccccccgcctcactcccccattttctttttgcgaagcgcatgtacaaaagctgaagcaaagcattatggttccatccaatcccgcttggcttggagtatggctatctttttttcaggtaaagattgtgtgacacacctagtacacatttgcatcattattggagtgcaacacataactatgagaacaatgaacaatcctaaaatccctaccaacaatatgttcttcaaccattctattgagggtaaccagctagtcacccaggagaagggagaccaaccttctatctcctggacattattgtaaattaacttttgtaatgactcgatgtcatcttcaatagtattattcaagttatgaaatttcactacacaacgtcctctaaccatggcgcataacccccctctggccgccagtaggtagtcaagggccaacttatgctgtagggccatctggctgatttcttctacttcagactggatttcccggaaaattttaccagtggcatttatggacttttcaaggcggcaagtcaggcctagaacacttctacggtttgcttgagctacaatccctgggtaagcacccagtgtcaacaagcctgtgatcaggcctcctcctacacgggaggcttctgaacctgacagggccttgttgataatgacctcatccgagcattctggtcctagagggcctgtttgcacaatgtcccgtttcaggcgctgatgccctttgtgtaagacctgaactgggaatgtcaaataacccacaccgacacactggtagttgccggggtgataatttgtggcccatttatcaaagaaaaaccatagatttggatccctaatttgccataacggacagaggcttttacctaggctcagttgggttaattgttgcagtatgttcatataagattttaggccctcaatagaatcattcacactaaatgtgggataatctggatacatgctagcccactcggttgcggttagatttaatcgtgagacataagatgtattaaatcgtccatgtagatagaaccggtctcgacaatgggaataattgcctaatcgggaaaagaacgcctgcctagttccccagtgtttccactcagaattccatattcccgatcctccacaacagaagcacaaacccctggtggaggtatggtatctaaaccgtcgaaaccgagttttatttatcctttgcggtatgctagaaaacacggtaggtggaccctcctgagccttggacaatccctccaacacaatctgtggttcatcaattaaatcgggaagaaatgaaaaatctcctacggtgagggggtgttcatatattaatgctacctctttcccgtgctgctcaaacatataattggcatgttcttttatccaattcccatgtgctctttttccaaaagagagaataaaactcagcacaaataatataccaaacacagtgcgctttcctcccctcctcatagcttgtctcccactttttcctctcaaaatgtctagccaccatctcccggagagcgcctttgttgggccatgctgcgacatacttgaccaccgacgctccgttgcacccgaagggatcagcttcatggccttgttgaccccttagggagttgccggatgatcctgagtctcaggtcctcaccaggaactcgctccgtccgccactcctcaggtgctaattttacacgggtgtaatgtatccacggcttaatctccttcaccttcactgcagtgggggtagacaggagcacaacatagggtcctcgccacttgggtcccaatggctcaatcttccaatccttgaccagaacctcgtcacctggtgaaaaacaatgtagaggtgtggtagggaatggtgggttcaattcagaaatgtatttttctaactgctgcatttgtctgcccaaagcctgaacctgggccaatgtctgtttctctcctatgaggtgctgctcagctcctgtctctaaggctcccttcaagttcaaagggggtcgtccatagagtctttcaaaaggggagagtcctgtccgtttgtgtggtgtacatctgattcctaataatgccatgggcaaaaccaccgtccacggcaatcctgtctcttggcaaagtttcccaagctgagcctttaatgtcctattcattctttccacttttccagaagattggggtctatatgcacaatgtaacttccactttatgcccaaaattctacataatccttgcacagcctgttgaatatatgcggggccattatctgatccaatttctaagggtatgccaaatctgggaataacatctttcattagagctcttgacacctctacagccttctcagttcttgtagggtaagcttccacccatcctgtgtatgtgtccacgaacaccagtaaatatttgtatcctttgtatgggggcatttctgtaaagtcagtgactaaagcttcaaagggtaccccacccacatgttggactcctggtggcttgaggggtccttctctggggttatttttgatacatgtccagcatcttcgggctgctgctgccgttaggctatgtaatccatcgatatacaactgtcgtcctagcagatttgccaatgccatttttcctaaatgtgtgttttggtgcatgtgttggactaagtgccatgccaagtccttagggacgtagacacgggcgtctggcatcactatgagttctcctgaccactgacccttctcctttaaggcccattcttcttcctctggtgtatatgtaatgttatgttcagttaattctacctgtagggccattacctgatgttcaatatagggcagcctagctgcctctttggctgccagatcagcctgcctatttccttgcactacgggatcgtctccacgttggtgccctttacaatgcatcacagccacctgccttggcttccaaaccgcctccaggagatccacaatctctccagcatgtttcacgcactttcctccagacgtgaggagcccgcgctccttgtacagtgctccatgtgcgtggagggtggtgaaggcatattttgagtctgtgtagacgttaacccgctttccgcttgacaattccaacgctcgggtcagggcaatcaattcggccttctgggcagaagtccccgggggcagtgactctgcttccagcgtctctcccccccaccgaacaaccgcataacctgagtgtctttgattattttccataaaggagcttccatctgtgaacagagtgtcgtccaccttagttagtggcacatccttcaaatccggtcgactggagaatacctcatccatcacctgggcacactgatggatcgtggtgtctcctggagtcgggagcaaggtggccggattcagagtggagcaagtctccagggtcaccagtgggttgtcacacaacaatccctcatatttcattaacctctcacttgtgagccagcgcggtcccttaatgtctaacagtgccttaacgctatggggcaccttaactgtcagtggctgtcctagggtcaatttattcgcttctttgattaaatctactgatgctgccacagccctcaggcaaggtggcaatccacgagccactgtgtccaattgctttgacaagtaggcaatcggcctttgccatgaacctagtggttgggtcaatactccaaccgctgttccttcccgctctgcagcgaacagagtgaatggtttttccaaatcgggcagtcctaatgctggagatgacatcaatgcttcttttaatgccttaaatgcctgttgacattcttctgtccactcaaatggatcttctcttccacctctcgtagcctggtacagtggcttagccaacacggcgtagttggggatccactgtctacaatatcctgctgatcccaaaaattcccgcacctgtcgccgggtactgggagtggggatggcacaaacaacttcctttctttcagctcctaacatcttctttccttcggtcagatggaaccccaaatatttcaccgtgggacagcacaactgggcctttttctttgacactttgtaacccttttcttccaatgtcttgagaaatctcaaagtatgctctttacagccccctagtgtccggcaagcgataagcaggtcatctgcatattgaagccaaattccctcttccttaggtattacaaaatcctgtaagtctttggccagggcttgaccaaaaatggtcgggctatcccggaacccctgaggaaggcgtgtccaaacatactgggtcctttgccctgactgctgagattcccactggaaagcaaagatcggttgggatacaggggccaatcgaatacaaaagaatgcatcctttaaatccaatacagtaaacca is a window from the Anolis carolinensis isolate JA03-04 chromosome 3, rAnoCar3.1.pri, whole genome shotgun sequence genome containing:
- the LOC134297762 gene encoding LOW QUALITY PROTEIN: uncharacterized protein LOC134297762 (The sequence of the model RefSeq protein was modified relative to this genomic sequence to represent the inferred CDS: substituted 1 base at 1 genomic stop codon); this encodes MGGKNSKSSTPLQCILDNFGSFASRAVAGNPRDLRDYRLRNLCQGEWPDFGLGWQVEGTWDLKLIRTVEEYCAVNHPNQWVYIATWERVVREDPGWVRQCRNGKCMVVKKEGKKKEVFQSNEEDYPDLQLSVQARQQELLPPPLPPPPPPQGTAPTLGTRPPPYSSESTEAAKKHYPSLEKYQEETKEKKKSQRMPSGASPAQTRRHGAPVWSGDSPTGPALQMPLRTVPVINNRNEIVQAYQVVPFSSSDILNWKNNTPPYSEEPQAMARLLEGIMATHNPTWQDCRQLLNMLFTSEERRAVLNNGVAIAQVGAPQDGDAAEWGAQRFPVEIDPQWDTAEEGHLQRLRGFQRILVEAVKRGPPRPVNIVKIQGVVQEKSESPTAFLERLEAAYRKYSPYNLEDENGRRAIQQSFISQAAPDIRRKIQKQPGFLGKTMNELLALADQVYMARDQVEEEKKDRKKKQEYQALVTMMEQSASGQRGRGGYARGGQGGRRGPPRRLGRDQCAKCKKFGHWKGECPEGREGREGSQEGPRERGRPERGRNPGRGRGRGNYVPFPAREVIAAAAVMEEEWEDMDGGEEXGSQALVLLDPGEPMVTLEIGDQQLDFLVDTGAEKSVVNTKISPPTRETTKVIGVSGKTQKCPFLKERTCNLAGHQVKHKMLYLPDCPVPLLGRDILSKLQAQLQFMKNGQVELSFPMEEEWRLFQVRIFTEEIQWPWHETPLVWAEDNPPGLAKYVPPVVVEVKRGMGPICKPQYPVSREAVQGIRKHLERLLQHGILVPCSSPWNTPLLPVKKPGGQGEYRPVQDLRAVNQVTVPLTPVVPNPYIMMSLVPAFAKWFTVLDLKDAFFCIRLAPVSQPIFAFQWESQQSGQRTQYVWTRLPQGFRDSPTIFGQALAKDLQDFVIPKEEGIWLQYADDLLIACRTLGGCKEHTLRFLKTLEEKGYKVSKKKAQLCCPTVKYLGFHLTEGKKMLGAERKEVVCAIPTPSTRRQVREFLGSAGYCRQWIPNYAVLAKPLYQATRGGREDPFEWTEECQQAFKALKEALMSSPALGLPDLEKPFTLFAAEREGTAVGVLTQPLGSWQRPIAYLSKQLDTVARGLPPCLRAVAASVDLIKEANKLTLGQPLTVKVPHSVKALLDIKGPRWLTSERLMKYEGLLCDNPLVTLETCSTLNPATLLPTPGDTTIHQCAQVMDEVFSSRPDLKDVPLTKVDDTLFTDGSSFMENNQRHSGYAVVRWGGETLEAESLPPGTSAQKAELIALTRALELSSGKRVNVYTDSKYAFTTLHAHGALYKERGLLTSGGKCVKHAGEIVDLLEAVWKPRQVAVMHCKGHQRGDDPVVQGNRQADLAAKEAARLPYIEHQVMALQVELTEHNITYTPEEEEWALKEKGQWSGELIVMPDARVYVPKDLAWHLVQHMHQNTHLGKMALANLLGRQLYIDGLHSLTAAAARRCWTCIKNNPREGPLKPPGVQHVGGVPFEALVTDFTEMPPYKGYKYLLVFVDTYTGWVEAYPTRTEKAVEVSRALMKDVIPRFGIPLEIGSDNGPAYIQQAVQGLCRILGIKWKLHCAYRPQSSGKVERMNRTLKAQLGKLCQETGLPWTVVLPMALLGIRCTPHKRTGLSPFERLYGRPPLNLKGALETGAEQHLIGEKQTLAQVQALGRQMQQLEKYISELNPPFPTTPLHCFSPGDEVLVKDWKIEPLGPKWRGPYVVLLSTPTAVKVKEIKPWIHYTRVKLAPEEWRTERVPGEDLRLRIIRQLPKGSTRP